From Rutidosis leptorrhynchoides isolate AG116_Rl617_1_P2 chromosome 3, CSIRO_AGI_Rlap_v1, whole genome shotgun sequence, a single genomic window includes:
- the LOC139901247 gene encoding uncharacterized protein, translating to MEVSNVNNGGSDAIIPVETLEQGESRRKWKIKCGKALFALRTSISKEFIEHVRDLNSPKEVWDTLEKLFTKKNTARLQFLENELAISRQEGMSVSEYFLRVKTLCSEISEIDTNEKISESRLRRYLIRGLKKEYVPFITSIQGWSTQPSVEELENLLSNQEALAKQMAKGFENDAVLFSKGKNFKKGSFSKEKEEEQTSYKSNYEKKPPTCYKCGKVGHIKKYCRSKVTKANVACSSNDDDEVKWEQCFTVDTVVKKNQCIIDLGCSHHVTGDGTLLHDVRDHNQN from the coding sequence GAAGTGATGCCATAATTCCCGTAGAAACTCTTGAGCAAGGCGAGTCACGAAGAAAATGGAAGATCAAGTGTGGGAAGGCTCTCTTTGCGTTGAGGACATCAATTAGCAAAGAGTTCATAGAACACGTTCGTGATCTTAACTCGCCAAAGGAGGTTTGGGATACTCTTGAGAAACTTTTTACCAAGAAGAATACCGCACGGTTGCAATTCTTGGAAAATGAGTTAGCAATCTCAAGACAAGAAGGTATGTCAGTTTCTGAATATTTCTTACGGGTGAAAACTCTTTGTTCTGAAATTTCAGAGATTGATACAAACGAGAAAATTAGTGAATCTCGATTGCGAAGATATTTAATTCgtggtttgaagaaagagtatgttcCATTCATAACCTCTATACAGGGGTGGTCTACTCAACCTTCGGTTGAAGAATTAGAGAATTTGCTCTCTAATCAAGAAGCTTTGGCCAAGCAAATGGCTAAAGGATTTGAAAATGATGCGGTATTATTTTCAAAAGGGAAGAACTTCAAGAAAGGTTCTTTtagcaaagaaaaagaagaagagcaaACTAGTTACAAAAGTAACTATGAGAAGAAACCTCCCACATGTTACAAGTGCGGGAAGGTTGGTCACATCAAGAAATATTGTCGTTCTAAAGTCACAAAAGCAAACGTGGCTTGTTCAAGCAACGACGATGATGAAGTCAAATGGGAGCAATGTTTTACCGTTGATACGGTTGTTAAGAAGAATCAATGTATTATTGATTTGGGTTGCTCTCATCATGTGACTGGTGATGGAACTCTTCTTCATGACGTTAGAGATCACAATCAAAATTGA